CGTTGATAATGGTTAAGGCACACCCTCCAACATCGCATATTTTGAGCATATTACGTGCAGCTTCTACACGATTTGGTTCAAGAATATCATCACTGTCTACGAAAATTATCGCGTCATAATTTTTCATTATCTGTTTAATTGCTCGTTGACGTAATGATGAAGGTGATTCATCTGATTTTCGCTCTATGTATGTAATCCTATCGTTCGAACCAAAATACGGCTTTACTTCATTCTCCTGAATTCTGTCAAGGCCAACCCAGGTGTCAAAATCAAGATCAGACTGATCCCAAAGAGAACTAAAAAAGTCATTCAAAAAGCGTTTTCCTTCAGGATAAATGGTAGTAAATAGTGCAAGAGTTTTCTTGTTCATCAAAGTAATCCATTCCGATTTTTCATGAGCATTTCTGCCATGTTCCAGTCATCTTCAGTGTCGATATCAACTCCATGATCCCAAGCTATCTCCCATCCGGTTTTGTTTTCGCAATGGAATGTCTTTTCGCGTCTTAATGCATCTGCAGAGATCCACCAGATAGCCCCAGTAGGACAAAATAACTCTGGAAGATCCTGACTTCTTTCTTTAACTCTATCCTCAAAAATGGGATGCATCATTTTCCGACTATCTCTTTTCATTGCCCACCATGGATTTTGCCATCCATAATGGGTTATTGAAATTTGAGAATCTGCATCCTCCGTTCTGAATTGTGTAAAACTATTTATTATATCCTCTTCAGTTCTTAAAGGGCAATTTGACATTAATTGGGCAATAAAATTAAATTTCGTTCCTTCAGGATCAATTTGATTTAAGGCATCTAATGTTACTTCTGATACTGGAGTATAATCATCAGCAAGAGAATGAGTACGGATAAACGGAATTTCAGCACCAAATTGTTTTGAGACTTCTGCAATTTCTGGGTCATCCGTCGACACAATTACCTGCCTAAAGAGCCCTGATTTTAGAGCTGCCTGTATGGTGTATACAATGATAGGAAGTCCACAAAAATCGAGGACATTTTTCCGAGGTATTCGTTTTGAACCTCCTCGAGCAGGAATGATTGCAAGACATGAAAAACGATTATTTCCTTTTTGATCCTTATACATAGTTGCACCTTATATTAAAGAAACATTAAAGCATTGGTTTTTTATCCTAATATGAGATTCATATCACATTAAAATACTATTATATCGGCCCTGTTTCAATATTGCTTGTAAATATCGACACCGGTTCATTCTGAGTTGCTGGGCGAACATAGACCCAGTCAGCGGTCATGGTCCCTGC
The window above is part of the Methanospirillum lacunae genome. Proteins encoded here:
- the pseF gene encoding pseudaminic acid cytidylyltransferase gives rise to the protein MYKDQKGNNRFSCLAIIPARGGSKRIPRKNVLDFCGLPIIVYTIQAALKSGLFRQVIVSTDDPEIAEVSKQFGAEIPFIRTHSLADDYTPVSEVTLDALNQIDPEGTKFNFIAQLMSNCPLRTEEDIINSFTQFRTEDADSQISITHYGWQNPWWAMKRDSRKMMHPIFEDRVKERSQDLPELFCPTGAIWWISADALRREKTFHCENKTGWEIAWDHGVDIDTEDDWNMAEMLMKNRNGLL